In the Colias croceus chromosome 1, ilColCroc2.1 genome, ttgttgatgttaccaaacctaacctaacctaacctaacctaaacacaaacctaactacatattaaatcgtcacacataaacctaactattattacattgaggttcaaatttatgtctatcaaaaattaacaccCTCTTTTGATACCTGATGAACATagtctatattttatgatgttttttattctgtgtCAACCCGATCGGAGCCGGGACGGTCCTACATgcctaaataaagatattcagtaaaattcaaaattcaaatggaaTTATCCATTTTTGCTGATAATagtgagttttaatattatataaaaatgttatatataggtaattattattatattataataaacttattgatcTACATtgttggtgttttatttttaatttcctataaatttgaataaggaTGAGAATTAGTAGTGATGTTACCCAGCATCGaaaattttatcgatatcgatatgaAGTTTTATCGATAATATGTACTCAAAGGAGACATCACTAGCAACTTCAACTTTTAAATGTTGGCAGCAATGTGGATCATTTTTGACGTGAACTTTTCATAGGTTGGTATATAAGACTTAACCTAAGTAATACATGCATATGTGTGCGTGAGCTCGAAATCGAAGTACTGAGTGCCGTCTCTTCCTATAcctattacttgctctgtgaagTTAAGAGGCTGATTCAAGAATGTTCtgccatatttttcattctgtcAAACACAACGACAGTGCAGAGATAATTATTCCAAGCCCTGACaccgatatttttgtattaagcctttatttctggcattttttatgtaatttatttaattaaaaattgaaaacaattatttcggccatatatgtataactttagtaggcaggtactttatgtaatattataaaaaaaaatcactaacccgaaattatattaaaataaaattcaaattcgtttATCCAATCAAACTTAACCTAACCTTAGAgctaaatacattaggtgttgtacatattatgtttagtgaTAGGTATGTATCAATCATCGGTTCAAGACTGGCATCTTTGCTAGGTTACCGAGaaggtaagaaaaattaaaacttgactgctaatttatgtatatgtatagcctacgtcactaccgccactaacataataattcagatgattgcaatgaaacctcacaactcaaaatcggtccaacggtttatactgcagggcgtgtcaaagaaatattatacatacatacataaactcgaaaaacataaccctcttttttccgtagtcggggaaaaatttgggaaatttttcaatatctggtaacattacacgcacacagaagcaccgtatacgtacagtgcagcggcgaaatgacagcacacatagctttattgaaaatgacgataaatcattcggtttagttcggcaacgctccatctgtcttttattttgtaatctaagaccTCACTATACTTACACTACACGTAAACTAATATCGAATTTTGTTTACAGAAACGAAAATGGCCAAGAACAAGACGACGACATAATCTTCGAAGACTTCGCGCGCCTCAGGCTGAAGGGCGCGGACGCTGATGCTTGAACATTATGCTAACAGCGCTCTCTTACTGAACTACattctatattttgttataccaAACGCACAATTGTATCGtactttttgaattttcataaacaaCATTGTTCGTTTTGAAATCCATCGAATGACCATAGACACAAGAAATAAGTGTTACCATCCTTAGCGAAAAGTGTTATAatctgtattaaaataaaaatgatgtatAAAATCATGTTTTCGATCATTTACGATTTTTGGTAAATGCATTACTTACTTATGCAAGTGAAatattatagtcgagccaatttaataggcaacatttgacgtctatcaattttatcttcaaagagaggtaacctgcttaaaaacatcgattaaagtgaattaatcgatacggatttgaaatatttgtcaatcgaatttattaatttatgatgatttttattcacaagtaatcaatgcattcgattctagatgtcagatttcgatttttagagtaagagcgttttcacattatccgatccgatatcggatatcggaagccgatagccgatagccgatatccgatatcggacacaatttgccctttcacattatccgataatatcgtcccgataacatgagtgttgccagaaactggaaaagtagatatattgggaattaaaataaacagtggatgcatttgtgttacaaaaaataaactttattttaaatgaaataaatagtaataaataaactgatgtttttcaaaccggtttaatctgctgactgcggagtatggatttgtaccctctgcagagtcagaatctagtttcaatattcaatttcattgtgaggcttgtttttttaatatgctgtttttctttttttattattagaacatgttgtgtggtcgtagtgaattttagaacttttttatattaaatcatgtatgactgttatgttcttatacaaataaaataaaaaaaaaaattcaactcagtattaaagcgacgaaactagcaaatacaaattcaaattacatttacaaatgtaggtgctgttattacaattttatagtgcTAATATGTACATTCTACCTAATATCTGGgggtgcaaatatttaaacagaaataaattaaactaaactaattcaCAGTCACAGATTCCGCAATGTACAtagtaccacagactaataataatatagccatgacaaccaaaatagtaaacaagctCAAAAGTCGCCGCGCGTTCTTGACAAAATTTAGGGTCGCCGCCTTAGATtatggattggtctccgcgcacgctacgactagataccgccgGCGTACTCGAAAAATGCGGCAACTAAAAGTACGCCGAAATCGGCGTACCCGAGCCAGTCGTGTCACGAGCATTGTGTGGAGAGGGTGTACCGATAGTTTCTAAAGATTTTGGACAAAACCTGAAGTAAAATGCCTGTTTGTgccataaaactgtttaaaaaaaatacaacaaataataagaaagacaCTGGGATCACGTAACATCAGGAATAATCGTATTATTCGATATTTCACCTgtactttgaaaatgttgtttacgaaaatacgacgccatttagtgttgccgtactgcatatcccaaaaacacacttttaatttgaacttattttattcataatgttttttttttttcaatactattaggtactaacgcatattataaaaaaaatgataataacaataatttatttctgtttaacctTGTTTTAACTGActcatatgttatttttttattactgcttttttacttttaaaaaacctttgtgatagtatagtggcatcgcaagtggatttgagtcacatgttcatgggttcgattcccggcaaggccaaaatgaaatgaaaatatttttcaaacttctttccaagatagcccatttcccatttatggggtaaaatttatgtagctggcagtacaattcttcacacacactagcgtccttacaaattgccttacacacactacagaactgagttgccgcactcacggagctattgtttttaggtggagcggtatctagtcgtagcgcgcgcgcggagaccaatccttagTCTAAGGGTTGCCGCATtctaattctgaaattttagagaaaactaaacaaaattgccgtattgtaaattttcttttcaataaaaagggtttgatttaaaaaaaatcaactgatagatcgtagttgtacatacagtaaaaataactacaataaagaaaccgacttcaaaaacagctggaaaagtaaaatataaaaaagatttgatattattaattacttaatattatttagatgtgctatttattatacaggtttgatatcggcgctaaaacaaagcactaaatctgtgactcaatgacaacaatacaataaacagcttaCAGCACAACAGTAGTCCGAGTAGGAGGAGGAGCGAGGcagaatgagtaaataaagataaaagatactaatatttcgaagatacggttgaatttaagaacacaatatatttttgtttacttcagttcagccaattgccgtatattataggacgatattaaaatagctcccgtataaatcgtatttttaatgcctttaaatacttaaatgaatgttttcttaataaaaaggtttaaagtaaatgaaaggattttttttttacatttagcgcctagaaatgactgaaaatacacaaactagtgctttttttgctgttggtatactaccttttcgaaaattgagctggtaacactgaacattatcgtccgatagttcacgggaatatcggtgttggctccgatatccgatatcggaccggacaatgtgaaagacaggtgcgtaaatcatacattttacttagcctccgatatcggatatcggctatcggcgtccgatatccgatatcttacttacttacttcaaCGGCGCAACGACCCAAAGAGGATCTTGGCCTCCGACACCAAAAGTTTCCAGGTTTCGCGCCTTAGCGCCCTGGTGTTGAGGTCTTCTACTTGAAGGATGTCCAGATCTTTTTGGACTTCGTCTCTCCAACGGTGACGAGGTCGGCCGACGGGGCGCCTACCGATCGGCTTGCTCATGTACACCCTCTTCGCAGCGCGATCGTTTGGCATCCTTTCTAGGTGACCGATCCATCGAAGGCGGGCAGCTTTTGTCTCACCAATAATGTTGGGTTCACGGATGAGATCTTCGATGTCTAGATTTTTCCTCATTCTCCAAGTTCCCTCATCAGTTTTTGTAGGTCCTAAGATTTTCCGATGTATTTTCCTTTCCGCAACTAAGAGCTTCTGTTCTTCTTTCTGGCTTAGTGTCCACGATTCGCACCCATACATTAGGATTGGTCTAATAATGGTTTTATAGATTTTGACCTTTGTTTTCCTGCTTATAATCTTGGACACAAGGATTTTATGGAGCGCTGCTGAGCATCTTAGTGCGTTTTGGATGCGGATATCTATTTCGGCTTCTCGGCGGTTAGTGTCCGTAACTGTGCAACCTAGATATTTAAAGGAGTCTGTTCCTAGGTATGTAGTATCTCCGGTTACCAGATTTTTCCTACACACTCTAGTATCTTTGTACCTTTTCATATGTAGGTATTCCGTTTTTTCCCCGCTTATCTTAAGGCCAATCTTAAGACCTTCCGATTCTAGTGTCTTAGCCATTAACGTAAGATCTTGTTCACGTTGTCCTAGAAGCGCTAGATCGTCAGCGTATCCAATAACTTTGTGATTGCCGTTGAGCTCAATCCCGCCCTCAAGTATCAGGATTTTTCTAATAAGGTATTCTAGAGCAAGATTGAACAGAATTGGTGAAAGTGCATCTCCTTGTTTTAGCCCAGTGGTGACTTCAAATACATCAGTAAAGCCTCGACAAGCCTTGACTTTCATTTTACTGGTTTCAGTAGCTACTTTTACCATTCTTACCAGTTTTTCAGGGATTTGGAAAAGTCTCAAGATGTTATAGAGTGAATCCCTGTCGACGCTGTCATATGCTTTGATAAAGTCCACGAATAGGATGTGAAGGCTCTGTGCATACTCCCACCTTTTCTCCATAATCTGTCTCAAGAGAAAGATTTGGTCTGTTGTGCTGCGGTTTTTTCGAAAGCCGCATTGATAATCTCCCAAGATTTTCTCTGTGTAAGGTTCTAGGCGACCCAGTATAATATACGAGAGTACTTTATACGCCGTGGGCAATATCGCTATTCCTCTGTAGTTGGAACATTTTCTTCGGGAGCgggatatccgatatcggaccggacaatgtgaaaacgctctaacgtctctgcccccctagccaagtggctttctattagcgtaacgtttgatcAATGAATATGGAATCACATGGAAGTGACATATATATAagtgagagtgaatttttacgatgcgcgcgcacaccgacacctaaaattaacagcatgaaataagttctaggtggtatgaaaattgataactatgttcaagttgtatattctagtattttgtccatacgccaaagaagtaacttctaacgcgtgtacataaacacacactcttttttatttattttaactttattgtacaaaacatagacgtaaaattacaaatggaaaaaatgacaatgccaattaataaaattaagtatggcGATGGCTGCTCGTGACGGTAAcacctatacagggttacttgtaaaacaccagcaacctcgcaggacaagatagctgtataatttgataaatccagttcaattttgacttcgatataaggattacggtagacttacaatttggtaatttcagttttgaggaatgtaatataatgaaacaacatatataataatacaggtatataatagtattttattacgatgaacaacacaatatacagtaatttatttatttataaataatagacaaaaaaacaataatatataataacagagaaaattatagagcTAAACTATTTTGTGCAGCCTGGGATGCACTCGGATTCACTCTGTTCATTTTTGAGTTCGGGATTTGAGGCTCAACTGGTACCTGGAAATGAAATGtcacagtttacattaactagcattgttcactttacatttaaactaaaatgcaatacattttaattaaaagggcaatgctgatggtttgaaattaatatcaacattagGGCTTACAATAGcggaatttgaatttatatttttggttttatggcattcaaatgctttatatatataaatttataaagaatagaaaaataacttaaaacaccccatgtatttaaagtaaattgcactttccctcagtcaataacatttcaacaaccaaatatcacccaagtttgtactcaaaaaatcatataaaaccatctcagtttgttcacaggcctccttcaaaataggagaaacgttagattataaatgacagccctaaatctaaataaaaagaccaaaagtaaattggaagacatcacgtgtctACAGATAAAAACCTCACCCTGTGTGAATGCAGCGGCAGACATACTGGTGTAGCATCATCGTGCAGACTAATCACATCCATTGTTCTATTGAAAGCACTTTCTGGGAAATGTACTATGATATATCCTTTACATTTGGCTTGATATATTCAGTTTCAATTGCTTCTAACCATTctccttttctattttcacttcttggtaaccttcaaaaaatgaatatttaggttattataattttagtcctgacctgacttatttataaatacatttttaattaaagtaggtactataaaagcgattaatcttacttaagttaaaattcatattaggtaaatttaagtgttttatttttccttctgctgctcttggcaaaattaatttgttattttggaagtgtattcaccaaagcaactattcttaagattaatgacacagccttgggagacgcacgtcatcatcgaacattttgctgatgtcgatattataagccatcactagcacccaaattcattattttactagaacgaaaatatacaaaataaagctatatttggtaacaattttgcactgaacatagtctgtgaatactccttaattcaatatacatgaaaataactaaatcagcaaagaaataactaatatttcagtcaaaacGTATACATACCGGTGCAAAGACAAACTTTTCTGGTTTTCATTCTTTCCGGAGCCACATCTCACAATACTGCGCTTTGGCATTATGCCACTATTTGTCCTTGACCACtctatatgttttagacacaaatgtttgtcacaatcacaaaaatattcaatatttttcaatgtttactacGGAGCAATGACAGAGCATGTACATCGTATTAACGAGAACATAAAATGGCGACCGGccacagtaggtatttgagctaacttcaaatgtcaagcggtatagaattagcactgactgacgtatagtcatattttttcacatatcagaatattcattagttagaaagagacagtattagttttattatttcggtatcgaaatgcatgatatttgtataatcagttgtttgtatagaacaatatgccctgtccataggattccttagtcattgcgtttgatagaatagataaacgaatgtatgagattgacataagctggAGATACGTCACGTGACCCAGCGTAACGAAACGAAAATTGGTAGCCAAGTGGCTAGTGGCaatgtttttctattctattagACGAAACGTGACGAAACGTTACCTAAGTCATACGACAGGCGCCATACAAATGCTTAGCCAAGTGGCACTTTTGACAGGAGACTACGCCAATGGGCGTTCGATAACTAGCGTACGCTATAACATCTTGTAGAAATCGAAACAAAATGGCGATTTTATAATCAGCTGTCGAAGTTTCGTGTTGTGTTTagtgattataaaattttagttttcataaaatgcacGCTTTGAGACTTTTAAAAGCTGCGCACGATGAAGAACTTTGGCTCAGgcgccaaaaaagaaatgcgTCCAGACGGAGTTTAGAGACAATCAATGAAATGCCGGAACAATTGTTTCAGGAGCGTTTtaggttaaataaaaaaacttttagcGAGCTTTGCTGCAGCCTACGTAACGAAACAAACATACGGGGGACTAAAGAAATTCCTTTGGAAGTAAAGGTAATCCACAGTTTCTTCACTGcgattgtttataatattattagtgatGTCCGATATTTTAAATGCCCAATGAAAGGCATGTGTTGTGCACatctattaggtacctatattacgTATCCTAATTCTACTTATATTCGTAGGTTCTTTGCGCTCTGAGTTTCTTCGCAACGGGATCCTATCAGAGAATTGTGGGTGTCACACAACATTTGCCACAACGCACTACAAGTAGATGCATTAGGCAAGTTGTGGAGGCACTCAACAGTCCTCggatagtgaaaaaatggaTAGTTTTCCCTCAAACACACCAAGAAAGAACAAGAATTCGACAAGAGtaagtgtttttattaatttatttataactttcaatgtacaactacgacattggggccttcaagaaaagagcttatttgtccataataaaaatcaatgccacttttcgttgtaattccataactcgagaacggctgaaccgatttcgataattctttttttattatattccttgaagtacgaggatggttcttatgttgagaaaacgtgaatacgtaccacgggcgaagccggggcggaccgctagtttgtccataaaaggccggcaaagcacctgcaaCACTTCTTATGTTGCAAGTGTTTATTTCTTATGCTTAagttgcttgctctgacataaaaaaaaaaaaactttcaatgttttgtacaattttaataaataacataatccTTTGCATTGAAGAAGGTTGCTGCTATTGTAGTCACAAACAATTCTATTATAccacaaaatgtttgtttctgttCAATTCTAAATGTTTTAAaggtttacaaaatattatgacaaattcatttgaaagtctttttaacaattgtattatatgtttaatatatgtaggtaattgtcTTTGATTATAAAATGTGAATGTACCTAATTACAGATTTCAAAGGAAATTTCAATTGCCAGGGGTAATTGGATGCATAGATTGCACTCACATATCAATTGTAAAACCCCACATTGATGAacagaattattttaacagaaaAGGATACCATTCCTTAAATGTGCAAATGGTAAGCTATTTTTCTTTGCATATGTATTATTAGTTAGTAAGCATtgtttttaatcatgtttcattaaaacaaaataacaaagcaactgcaaatagaatattttttataacttaaatttttttttttcagatatgtgatgataatttaaagattATCAATGTCAATGCAAAATATGGTGGAGCCACGCATGATTCCTTCATATGGTCATCCAGTGAAGTGGAACCATACAT is a window encoding:
- the LOC123695387 gene encoding putative nuclease HARBI1, with product MHALRLLKAAHDEELWLRRQKRNASRRSLETINEMPEQLFQERFRLNKKTFSELCCSLRNETNIRGTKEIPLEVKVLCALSFFATGSYQRIVGVTQHLPQRTTSRCIRQVVEALNSPRIVKKWIVFPQTHQERTRIRQEFQRKFQLPGVIGCIDCTHISIVKPHIDEQNYFNRKGYHSLNVQMICDDNLKIINVNAKYGGATHDSFIWSSSEVEPYMRGLHENGELTWLLGDSGYPQRAWLMTPILNAEPGSRAEVYTTRHLQARNCIERCFGVLKARWRCLLKHRTLHYHPRVASEVTIACCVLHNIALDAKLPPPNNMAEQQEDGDEPSVGVGPISSNQDELMSGRIMLNNLVNRLV